From Penicillium psychrofluorescens genome assembly, chromosome: 6, one genomic window encodes:
- a CDS encoding uncharacterized protein (ID:PFLUO_009475-T1.cds;~source:funannotate): MGYTIGNIYVITTVAVVGGALFGFDIASMSAILGTQQYKCFFNQTGRNSEGDCGGPTAANQGGISASMPGGSFVGALISGFLTDWIGRKRSIQTGSLIWCIGSAIVCSSMNIGQLVAGRFINGISVGILSAQVPVYVAELAQPSKRGTVVGSQQWAITWGILIMFYVSYGCSFLKGNAAWRTPWGLQMIPAVMLFGAVFFLPESPRWLAKQDRWEEAHEVLALVHAKGDKNAAFVQTEMAEIREMVEFERAHSNVSYLDLFKKDMIFRTHVGMFTQIWSQLTGMNVMMLYITYVFGMAGLSGNANLVASSIQYVINVVMTIFALVFIDRWGRRIPMLVGSTLMMVFMFANAGLFASYGKPAPPGGVDHVAEESWNIGGSPHAAKAIIACTYLFVASYAPTWGPVSWIYPPELFPLRLRGKAVAVATASNWIFNFALSYFVPPAFENIQWKTYLVFGVFCFAMTVHVFFLFPETAGKTLEEVEIMFTTPGMRAWKTDVQFQHVRKLEQGQITSDKLGLVEEAHEPTTRNDVLEPEKQTATATQVE; this comes from the exons ATGGGCTACACCATCGGCAACATCTATGTCATCACCACGGTGgccgtcgtcggcggcgcacTGTTTGGTTTCGACATCGCCTCCATGTCCGCCAT TCTTGGCACACAACAGTACAAATGTTTCTTCAACCAGACCGGAAGGAACTCCGAGGGCGACTGTGGTGGCCCGACCGCTGCCAACCAGGGTGGTATCTCGGCCTCCATGCCCGGTGGCTCGTTCGTCGGCGCTCTGATCTCCGGTTTCCTGACCGACTGGATCGGCCGTAAGCGCTCCATCCAAACTGGCTCCCTCATCTGGTGCATCGGTAGCGCCATCGTCTGCTCCTCCATGAACATCGGCCAGCTCGTCGCCGGCCGTTTCATCAACGGTATCTCCGTCGGTATTCTCTCTGCCCAGGTCCCTGTCTACGTCGCCGAGTTGGCACAGCCCTCCAAGCGTGGTACTGTTGTCGGCTCCCAGCAGTGGGCCATCACCTGGGGTATCCTGATCATGTTCTACGTCTCGTACGGCTGCAGCTTCCTGAAAGGCAATGCCGCCTGGCGTACCCCCTGGGGTCTGCAGATGATCCCCGCCGTCATGCTCTTCGGtgctgtcttcttcttgcccgagTCTCCTCGTTGGTTGGCCAAGCAGGAccgatgggaagaggccCACGAGGTTCTGGCTCTCGTTCACGCCAAGGGTGACAAGAACGCCGCCTTCGTGCAGACCGAGATGGCTGAGATCcgcgagatggtcgagttCGAGCGGGCCCACTCCAACGTTAGCTACCTCGATCTCTTCAAGAAGGATATGATCTTCCGCACCCACGTCGGCATGTTCACCCAGATCTGGTCCCAGCTCACGGGCATGAACGTCATGATGCTGTACATTACCTACGTCTTCGGTATGGCCGGTCTCAGCGGTAACGCCAACCTCgtcgcctcgtccatccagTACGTGATCAACGTCGTGATGACCATCTTCGCCCTGGTCTTCATTGATCGCTGGGGCCGTCGCATCCCGATGCTGGTTGGTTCGACTTTGATGATGGTCTTCATGTTCGCCAACGCCGGTCTCTTCGCCTCCTACGGCAAGCCCGCTCCCCCCGGCGGCGTGGACCACGTCGCGGAGGAGTCGTGGAACATTGGCGGATCCCCTCACGCTGCCAAGGCTATCATTGCCTGCACGTACTTGTTCGTGGCCTCGTACGCGCCAACCTGGGGACCCGTTAGCTGGATCTACCCTCCTGAGCTGTTCCCGCTGCGCCTGCGCGGTAAGGCCGTCGCCGTGGCGACCGCGTCCAACTGGATCTTTAACTTTGCTCTATCCTACTTCGTGCCCCCGGCCTTTGAGAACATCCAGTGGAAGACCTACCTTGTCTTCGGCGTCTTCTGCTTCGCCATGACCGTCCacgtcttcttcctcttccccgaGACCGCCGGCAAGACCCTGGAGGAGGTCGAAATCATGTTCACCACCCCCGGCATGCGCGCCTGGAAGACCGACGTGCAGTTCCAGCACGTCCGCAAGCTCGAGCAGGGCCAGATCACCTCCGACAAGCTGGGTCTGGTCGAGGAGGCTCACGAGCCCACCACGCGGAACGATGTTCTCGAGCCCGAGAAGCAGACTGCTACTGCCACGCAGGTCGAATAG
- a CDS encoding uncharacterized protein (ID:PFLUO_009479-T1.cds;~source:funannotate), protein MAHSKRNTSLPHFTSYERGLLRSTWGTKRGVIGRDSFLPFASCRLCLQPARAPVVACATNGDLFCRECAINDLLAQRQEIKRLERQREDARKRLAEGEEGELEEERRKELAQFELVSMGLEGGGGGNQAGKKRKAEGSETEEAMAKFKAREVEIDGKRKRVFELNEKEMARYAEDEKERLKKELKREKSSAKSALPSFWVPSLTPGTDPNEITAQKAIKLTPICPASPESNRHSYSLKSLVDVHFTEETGADGTVSRVCPSCKKNLSNGLKAMLTKPCGHIICSPCVTKFMTLHETPDPHASKEEQAHSAALHGRMLCYVCETDITPRNPEQNGDKKKSKKKDKEKDGGVQPGLVAVCSEGTGFAGGGGNVATKTGVAFQC, encoded by the exons atgGCGCACTCGAAGCGCAACACCTCTCTCCCACACTTTACCTCCTACGAACGCGGCCTCCTGCGCTCAACATGGGGCACAAAGCGCGGCGTAATCGGCCGCGACAGCTTCCTGCCCTTCGCGTCATGCCGATTGTGTCTCCAACCAGCCCGCGCGCCGGTGGTGGCCTGCGCCACGAACGGAGACCTGTTCTGTCGCGAGTGCGCGATCAATGACCTCCTCGCGCAGCGGCAGGAGATCAAGCGGCTTGAACGACAGCGCGAAGATGCGCGGAAGAggctggcggagggggaggagggggagcttgaggaggagaggaggaaggagttgGCTCAATTTGAGCTTGTTTCTATGGGATtggaaggtggtggtggtggaaatCAAGctgggaagaagcggaaagCGGAAGGGAGTGAGACggaagaagccatggcgAAGTTCAAGGCAAGAGAGGTGGAGATTGAcgggaaaaggaagagggtGTTTGAGCTGAATGAGAAAGAAATGGCGCGGTACGCagaggatgaaaaggagaGGTTGAAGAAGGAATTGAAACGGGAGAAG TCCTCGGCCAAATCCGCTCTACCTTCCTTCTGGGTCCCATCCCTCACGCCGGGCACGGATCCCAATGAGATCACCGCCCAAAAAGCAATCAAACTCACGCCCATCTGTCCCGCCTCCCCGGAGTCCAATCGGCATAGCTACTCGCTCAAATCGCTGGTGGACGTGCATTTCACCGAAGAAACCGGCGCGGATGGGACGGTCTCGCGCGTGTGTCCGAGCTGTAAGAAGAATCTGAGCAATGGGCTTAAAGCGATGC TCACCAAACCCTGCGGTCACATCATCTGCTCACCCTGCGTAACGAAATTTATGACTCTCCACGAAACACCGGATCCGCACGCTtccaaagaagaacaagctCACTCGGCTGCGTTGCACGGGCGGATGCTGTGTTATGTCTGTGAAACGGATATCACGCCTCGCAATCCAGAGCAAAATGGGGATAAGAAaaagtccaagaagaaggacaaggagaaagatGGTGGGGTTCAGCCCGGTCTGGTGGCGGTTTGCTCTGAGGGCACTGGGTttgcaggcggaggaggcaaCGTGGCTACGAAGACCGGGGTTGCGTTTCAATGTTAG
- a CDS encoding uncharacterized protein (ID:PFLUO_009478-T1.cds;~source:funannotate) gives MSKATLAVIAAASAATGAGITALLYSSKPRPPQQQQQQQLPSPPTGGVKVPVPAGTPTSTLAAKVAVAAAGPVDPSGIFQYGFPGPVADELSSLPVTGAFDRRTRNPAWVAEHITPQSLAIKNADRRHSSFVEDEALPPKFRAKLADYFRSGYDRGHQVPAADAKWSQAAMDDTFALSNMCPQVGEGFNRDYWAHFEEFCRNLTRQYSSVRIVTGPLYLPRRDPDGKWRVNYEVIGNPPNVAVPTHFYKVIYAEDGSESPDSKVALGAFVLPNARIPNEKRLSDFEVPLEAVERASGLEFANTLDPSRRRRLCQDVRCEIVVREFNNAKKAVS, from the coding sequence ATGTCCAAAGCAACCTTGGCcgtcatcgccgccgccagcgcagcCACTGGCGCCGGCATAACCGCGCTGCTCTACTCCTCCAAACCTCGTCcgccgcagcaacaacaacagcaacagctcccctctcctcccaccgGCGGCGTCAAAGTCCCAGTTCCAGCAGGAACACCCACCTCAACGCTCGCCGCCAAAGTGGCCGTCGCCGCTGCCGGCCCCGTCGACCCCTCCGGAATTTTCCAATATGGCTTCCCCGgccccgtcgccgacgagctctcctctctccccgtGACAGGTGCCTTCGACCGCCGCACCCGCAACCCGGCCTGGGTCGCCGAGCACATTACGCCGCAGTCGCTGGCCATAAAGAACGCCGACCGGCGCCACAGCTCCTTCGTCGAGGACGAAGCCCTCCCGCCCAAGTTCCGCGCTAAGCTGGCCGACTATTTCCGTTCGGGCTATGACCGCGGTCACCAGGTGCCTGCTGCGGACGCGAAGTGGTCCCAGGCAGCTATGGATGATACTTTCGCACTGAGCAATATGTGCCCCCAGGTTGGAGAGGGCTTCAACCGTGACTACTGGGCACATTTTGAGGAATTCTGTCGCAATCTCACCAGACAATACTCCTCTGTTCGCATCGTCACCGGCCCACTGTATCTGCCGCGTCGCGACCCGGACGGGAAGTGGCGCGTCAACTATGAGGTTATCGGCAACCCGCCCAATGTCGCTGTGCCGACCCACTTCTACAAGGTCATCTATGCGGAAGATGGCTCGGAGTCTCCCGACAGCAAGGTCGCGCTGGGCGCGTTCGTTTTGCCCAATGCGCGCATCCCCAATGAGAAGCGCCTGTCCGACTTTGAGGTTCCGCTGGAAGCCGTGGAGCGCGCGTCGGGCTTGGAGTTCGCCAACACGCTGGACCCTAGCCGCCGGCGCCGTCTGTGCCAGGACGTGCGCTGCGAGATTGTGGTGCGCGAGTTCAACAACGCGAAGAAGGCTGTTTCATGA
- a CDS encoding uncharacterized protein (ID:PFLUO_009477-T1.cds;~source:funannotate), whose protein sequence is MISLHPVSIDDIPTLARIHDEAFADDALMHLLYRLPERNPNLEKDLREWFLGSKTARFVKAVDDSTGDVLGWACWSLYLDGETHAAEEAAAAERHKTAPEVAISPALFFDYHRAVAKRRGKWITGKPASILQILTVDPKFQGRGAGAALVRAALQEADRHHVPAWLEASPAGLPLYRKCGFRDVGESIDFDLSEYGAQGDVRAVCMMYEKIANGKAQ, encoded by the exons ATGATCTCCCTCCACCCCGTCTCCATCGACGACATCCCAACCCTCGCCCGCATCCACGACGAGGCTTTCGCCGACGATGCCCTCATGCATCTGCTGTACAGGCTACCAGAGCGGAACCCCAATCTCGAaaaagatcttcgagaatGGTTTCTCGGCAGCAAGACTGCGCGGTTCGtcaaggccgtcgacgacTCCACGGGCGACGTTCTGGGCTGGGCATGCTGGAGCCTTTATCTCGACGGCGAAACGCatgccgccgaagaagcagctgcCGCGGAGCGACACAAAACTGCCCCCGAGGTTGCGATTAGTCCGGCACTCTTCTTTGACTATCATCGCGCTGTGGCAAAGAGGAGGGGAAAGTGGATTACGGGGAAGCCGGCTAGCA tcctccagatcctcaccGTAGACCCCAAATTCCAGGGTCGTGGAGCCGGCGCGGCCCTGGTAAGGGCTGCGCTGCAAGAGGCTGATCGCCATCATGTGCCGGCGTGGTTGGAGGCATCGCCAGCGGGGCTGCCGTTGTACCGGAAGTGCGGGTTCCGCGATGTTGGCGAGTCGATTGACTTTGATTTGAGCGAGTATGGCGCACAGGGTGATGTGCGGGCAGTGTGTATGATGTACGAAAAGATTGCCAACGGCAAAGCACAATGA
- a CDS encoding uncharacterized protein (ID:PFLUO_009474-T1.cds;~source:funannotate) yields MKSMRSFTSILQTGTLSRTHFQLKSSQGRAYTQAFHNTNLSEDPDPTSERKALNPERYETCKSGTDDEVGHHKSPYDPSSTTPESEHRALEDEYKLEGDVTHDPLFVSPANREVSLILDPMVGGAVHNAQSLGSVRGWTNKHRTVLRRTAPFEFRGYDKVWHMRKKSLQRPTEKGDSVV; encoded by the exons ATGAAGAGCATGCGATCGTTCACTTCTATACTCCAAACGGGGACCTTGTCAAGAACACATTTTCAATTGAAATCCTCCCAAGGAAGGGCCTACACCCAGGCCTTCCACAACACCAACCTCTCTGAAGACCCGGACCCCACGTCGGAGAGAAAAGCCCTTAACCCAGAAAGATACGAGACCTGCAAATCAGGGACAGACGACGAAGTCGGGCACCACAAATCACCCTACGATCCGTCCAGCACAACGCCAGAGAGCGAGCACAGagctctggaagatgaaTATAAACTCGAAGGCGACGTGACCCATGACCCGCTTTTTGTCAGCCCCGCCAACAGGGAAGTCAGTCTGATTCTCGATCCGATGGTTGGCGGCGCGGTGCATAATGCGCAGTCTTTGGGAAGTGTGCGTGGGTGGACGAATAAGCATAGGACTGTGCTAAGGCGGACGGCGCCGTTTGAGTTTAGGGGTTATGACAAGGTTTGGCATATGAGGAAGAAGTCTTTGCAGAG ACCGACTGAAAAGGGCGACTCTGTGGTGTAA
- a CDS encoding uncharacterized protein (ID:PFLUO_009476-T1.cds;~source:funannotate) translates to MADSNDLRGWVMSAVSGIACVLGSTVICADLVLRRLTHYKSFQIANSNNFLAASLCLSAGVMLFTSLYSMLPTSKEYLARAGFSSTTAAYLLTGLFLAGIIVIRIVSGFIHRFIPSHVVDCAHTHDEPETDPERGDGRRHGHHSHGNTEHTPLLRPPEPRSSKSTPAVVQRPNRDDWQVTDTASRESLRAIVTRRFSSLMGGAKPLCDENGPCYGFSQTCGRECTKVLPLVIAPTEIGRPGMPPHHQSLSVQLQSGETHSDLVPYTGDTVSAQHSVSASSSSSSRTQDVHSEHHDHSHANHEEHDHTHSKPGAGNPHHHHVPQNAFLSIGLQTSLAIALHKLPEGFITYATNHANPKLGLTVFLALFMHNITEGFAMALPLYLALSSRWKAMFWSSLLGGISQPAGAGLAALWIWGSGRHDGHGATGPSWGVYGGMFAATAGVMTSVALQLFSEGLGLTHHRGMGIGFAVAGMGLMGLSFALTA, encoded by the exons ATGGCTGACTCGAACGACCTCCGGGGCTGGGTGATGAGCGCCGTGTCGGGGATCG CTTGTGTCCTCGGCTCGACCGTCATCTGCGCCGACCTGGTGCTGCGCCGCCTCACTCACTACAAGAGCTTTCAGATcgccaacagcaacaacTTCCTGGCGGCGTCGCTATGTCTCAGCGCGGGTGTGATG CTCTTCACCTCCCTGTACAGCATGCTCCCCACCTCCAAGGAATACCTCGCGCGCGccggcttctcctccaccaccgctgcctaCCTCCTGACGGGTCTGTTTCTCGCGGGAATTATCGTCATTCGCATAGTGTCGGGTTTCATCCATCGCTTCATTCCATCCCATGTCGTCGACTGCGCTCATACCCACGATGAGCCGGAAACCGACCCCGAACGCGGCGACGGCCGACGACACGGCCACCACTCGCACGGGAATACCGAACACACGCCCCTGCTGCGACCTCCGGAGCCTCGGTCGTCCAAGTCGACACCGGCTGTCGTGCAGCGGCCCAATCGCGACGATTGGCAGGTGACAGACACTGCGTCCAGGGAGTCGTTGCGGGCGATCGTCACGCGTCGGTTCAGTTCACTCATGGGCGGTGCCAAGCCTCTGTGTGACGAGAACGGGCCATGTTACGGGTTTTCTCAGACCTGTGGCCGCGAGTGCACCAAGGTTCTCCCGCTTGTGATCGCACCAACTGAGATTGGCCGCCCCGGTATGCCACCGCATCATCAGAGTCTTTCTGTGCAGCTCCAGTCTGGCGAGACACATTCAGATTTGGTGCCATATACAGGAGATACAGTGTCGGCGCAACACTCGGTTTCAGCCAGttcgtcctcatcatctcGGACTCAAGACGTGCACTCGGAGCATCACGACCACTCCCACGCAAACCATGAAGAGCACGACCACACCCACTCGAAGCCTGGAGCTGGTAatccccatcaccaccacgTCCCACAGAACGCATTCCTGTCCATTGGCCTACAAACAtccctcgccatcgccctcCACAAACTCCCCGAGGGCTTCATCACCTACGCCACCAACCACGCCAACCCCAAACTCGGCCTCACCGTGTTCCTAGCCCTCTTCATGCACAACATCACCGAGGGATTCGCCATGGCGCTACCATTGTATCTAGCGCTCAGCTCGCGCTGGAAAGCAATGTTCTGGTCCAGCCTACTGGGCGGAATCAGCCAACCTGCCGGTGCGGGCTTGGCTGCATTGTGGATCTGGGGCTCGGGACGCCACGACGGCCACGGCGCCACGGGCCCTTCATGGGGCGTATATGGCGGGATGttcgccgccacggccggGGTGATGACATCCGTCGCGCTGCAGCTGTTCAGCGAGGGACTTGGTCTGACGCACCATCGGGGTATGGGGATTGGCTTTGCCGTGGCCGGAATGGGTCTCATGGGTCTGAGCTTTGCGTTGACGGCATGA
- a CDS encoding uncharacterized protein (ID:PFLUO_009480-T1.cds;~source:funannotate): MSATVGMAPPPPGVTPTFNNEYPWLYNANVSIIVFGLTISCICLGLRVWTRVYLLRKFGLDDASIIMAWLFSIGTQMTSLLSFTYGGVGSHMWNVSKQTYGEYEKYLLSTSILYVPALALAKISLIILYHRIMKKQKIYVMALHAITAVVMGYSISIIFALILACHPVSRNWDPTVEGECVNRTALYIATAVTNIVTDLALITLPIPLVLRLNMPRSQKVYLFLMFVVGCATVITSILRMVTLVDFLHATDVTYKLAWPELWINVEANLIIICPCLPILRPFMRHYIPGWGDDETATGNPYLDNTYTESQNKWKTAYGQNDEIALADNVDSVRSESRMVKSTR; encoded by the exons ATGTCCGCTACAGTTGGAATGGCGCCGCCCCCACCGGGTGTGACGCCCACATTCAATAACGAATACCCATGGCTGTACAATGCCAACGTCTCTATCATTGTTTTCGGTTTGACAATCAGCTGTATATGTCTTGGGCTGCGTGTTTGGACACGGGTCTACTTGCTGCGCAAGTTTGGCTTGGATGATG CGTCAATTATTATGGCATGG CTGTTCTCCATCGGAACACAGATGACATCCTTAT TGTCATTCACATATGGCGGAGTCGGCAGTCATATGTGGAACGTGTCGAAACAAACATACGGAGAATATGAAAAG TACCTACTGTCCACCTCCATTCTTTACGTGCCCGCTCTCGCATTAGCGAAAATCAGTCTTATCATTCTCTACCACCGAATTAtgaaaaagcaaaagatCTACGTGATGGCATTGCACGCTATCACGGCCGTCGTGATGGGATACAGTATTTCAATTATTTTCGCCTTGATCCTCGCATGCCACCCTGTCAGCAGGAACTGGGACCCGACTGTCGAAGGAGAATGCGTCAACCGCACGGCTCTATACATCGCCACCGCTGTGACCAACATTGTCACTGATCTAGCGCTGATCACACTCCCTATTCCGCTCGTGCTTCGTCTCAACATGCCCCGCTCTCAAAAGGTTTACCTTTTCCTTATGTTCGTCGTCGGTTGCGC AACTGTCATCACGAGTATCCTGCGCATGGTCACCCTGGTGGACTTCCTCCACGCCACAGACGTGACTTATAAGCTGGCCTGGCCCGAATTGTGGAT CAACGTCGAAGCCAATCTAATCATCATCTGTCCCTGCCTGCCCATCCTACGCCCGTTCATGCGTCACTACATCCCCGGTTGGGGTGATGATGAGACTGCCACCGGCAATCCTTACCTGGATAACACCTACACGGAGTCCCAGAACAAGTGGAAGACTGCCTATGGCCAGAATGATGAAATTGCCCTAGCGGACAACGTGGACAGCGTTCGCAGTGAATCGCGGATGGTTAAGTCGACCCGATAG